The following are encoded in a window of Rubellicoccus peritrichatus genomic DNA:
- a CDS encoding replication-associated recombination protein A: protein MSSSEQPSLFSTSTKNKKRSTKTSVTKALANRPLAVRMRPRNLSEVLGHSNILGEGALLPKLIASDTFGSLLFYGPPGCGKTTLGEVIAHETGSPCVRINAVMSNVAELRDILKVARYQPEERTVLLIDEIHRFNKAQQDLLLPDVEAGSVRIIGATTHNPGFYVIPPLLSRSHLFRLESLPVEAVVVVLGKALCDPKRGLGATRCKATNGVLRDLARLCDGDLRRALNALETLVLGMPIGSSVTEKDLEVFAKERRIRYDANEDEHYDTISAFIKSVRGSDPDAALYWMTKMLEGGEDPRFIARRLVILASEDIGLADSRALPLATATLQAVDFVGMPEAALNLSHCTLFLSLCPKSNSATEALGNARRALKDYPVQPVPVWLRDGHNKVGKQLGHGADYQYSHDFPENISGQKYLADPIELYKPKMAGAEAALAERLEQWRRMREERGDI from the coding sequence TTGTCTAGTTCCGAGCAACCTTCTCTTTTTAGCACATCGACCAAAAACAAAAAACGGTCGACCAAGACCTCTGTTACCAAAGCACTGGCCAACCGACCATTGGCCGTACGGATGCGTCCCCGTAACCTAAGTGAGGTGCTTGGGCATAGTAATATCTTGGGAGAAGGAGCACTCCTGCCCAAATTGATCGCCAGCGATACTTTTGGCAGTTTGCTCTTCTATGGACCTCCTGGTTGCGGAAAGACGACTTTGGGCGAAGTGATTGCCCATGAAACCGGAAGCCCGTGTGTGCGCATCAACGCAGTCATGTCAAATGTGGCTGAGTTGCGTGATATTCTCAAGGTCGCGCGCTATCAGCCCGAAGAGCGGACGGTTCTGTTGATTGACGAGATTCATCGATTCAACAAGGCGCAGCAGGATCTGCTTTTGCCCGATGTTGAAGCGGGCAGTGTGCGCATTATCGGTGCGACGACTCATAATCCGGGATTTTACGTCATCCCGCCGCTTCTGAGCCGCAGTCATCTTTTTCGTCTGGAGTCGTTGCCGGTTGAGGCAGTGGTGGTTGTGTTGGGGAAAGCCTTGTGCGATCCGAAACGAGGACTTGGGGCAACACGCTGTAAGGCGACGAATGGTGTGCTTCGAGATTTGGCGCGTCTCTGCGATGGCGATCTGCGTCGGGCTTTGAATGCGCTCGAAACTCTGGTCCTTGGGATGCCGATTGGAAGCTCGGTCACCGAGAAGGACCTCGAAGTCTTTGCCAAAGAGAGGCGTATCCGCTACGACGCCAATGAAGATGAGCATTACGATACGATTTCAGCTTTCATCAAAAGTGTACGCGGGTCGGACCCGGATGCTGCGCTTTATTGGATGACCAAAATGCTCGAGGGTGGGGAAGATCCCCGTTTTATAGCGCGTCGACTGGTTATTCTGGCTTCTGAGGACATTGGCCTGGCCGATTCGCGAGCGCTTCCTCTGGCAACAGCCACCCTGCAAGCCGTAGATTTTGTGGGAATGCCGGAGGCGGCGCTTAATCTGAGCCATTGCACCTTGTTTCTTTCGCTTTGCCCGAAGAGCAATTCGGCGACCGAGGCCTTGGGCAATGCCCGCAGAGCTTTGAAGGACTATCCGGTACAGCCGGTCCCGGTTTGGCTGCGTGATGGGCATAACAAGGTGGGGAAACAACTGGGACACGGCGCAGATTACCAGTATTCTCACGACTTCCCTGAGAATATTTCAGGGCAAAAGTACCTGGCCGACCCAATTGAGCTTTATAAGCCCAAAATGGCCGGGGCCGAAGCAGCACTGGCCGAACGCCTGGAGCAATGGCGCCGAATGCGTGAAGAACGGGGTGACATCTAG
- the thiD gene encoding bifunctional hydroxymethylpyrimidine kinase/phosphomethylpyrimidine kinase, whose amino-acid sequence MTDPTTPVALSIATSDSGAGAGIQADLKTFSARDVYGVTAFAALTAQNPNGVAAIEALSPAFLQSQLNQLQTYYEIGAAKTGMLFSAPLIKQTAKFIHETDIPVVVDPVMVATSGATLLQPDAIEIMKSELLPLATLVTPNLDEAGVLLGQRPKTKPDMMAAGRQLIETYGVSFLLKGGHLEGNELVDMLFLKDQKKTEPLIFTAQRNPNVNTHGSGCTLSAAIAAELAKGHSLPEAVGEAHAYLKAAIQNPLTIGETNFIRH is encoded by the coding sequence ATGACAGACCCCACCACACCTGTAGCTTTAAGTATTGCCACTTCAGACAGTGGTGCCGGGGCAGGCATTCAGGCTGACCTGAAAACATTCAGTGCCCGAGATGTTTATGGAGTCACTGCCTTTGCTGCATTGACCGCACAAAACCCAAACGGTGTCGCGGCAATTGAAGCGCTTTCCCCGGCTTTCCTTCAATCCCAACTAAACCAACTCCAGACATACTATGAAATAGGTGCAGCTAAAACTGGGATGCTCTTTTCAGCTCCGTTAATCAAGCAGACCGCAAAGTTTATCCATGAAACAGATATTCCAGTTGTGGTTGATCCTGTTATGGTTGCAACCAGTGGGGCAACATTGCTGCAACCGGATGCAATTGAGATCATGAAATCCGAGTTGCTGCCACTCGCCACACTCGTCACCCCCAACCTTGATGAAGCTGGCGTCCTTTTAGGCCAGCGTCCTAAAACGAAACCAGATATGATGGCGGCTGGTCGACAATTGATCGAAACCTACGGTGTCTCTTTTCTCCTGAAAGGCGGACACCTCGAAGGCAATGAATTAGTCGACATGCTTTTCCTCAAGGATCAGAAAAAAACAGAGCCGCTGATATTCACCGCGCAGCGCAATCCAAACGTCAACACCCATGGCAGTGGTTGCACCCTGTCAGCCGCGATTGCGGCCGAGCTGGCCAAAGGCCATTCACTTCCCGAGGCTGTTGGTGAGGCACATGCCTACCTGAAGGCAGCCATCCAAAATCCACTGACAATTGGAGAGACGAATTTCATTCGCCATTGA
- a CDS encoding class I SAM-dependent methyltransferase: MDQKITEQYRSKGVENFYKQEGDCYSNPHEFAIKELLEKVLSGMQYSNAKALDLACGSGEATVILKRYGFSQVGGIDPYTYEAYKKRIGRDAERFRFEDIAAGCLAERSYDLIVCSFAMHLIEPSWLPRLCTQLSLIAPRLFIITPHKRPHIRSEWFWELDKEWLENRVRLRSYRSMNLT, encoded by the coding sequence ATGGATCAGAAAATAACAGAGCAGTATCGCTCCAAGGGTGTGGAAAATTTCTACAAACAAGAAGGAGACTGTTATTCAAATCCTCATGAGTTTGCGATTAAGGAGTTACTCGAGAAAGTACTATCAGGGATGCAATACTCCAATGCCAAGGCGCTGGATCTGGCCTGCGGTAGCGGCGAAGCCACAGTTATTTTAAAAAGATACGGATTCTCACAAGTCGGTGGCATTGACCCTTACACTTACGAAGCTTACAAAAAGCGAATTGGACGTGATGCCGAGCGTTTCAGGTTCGAAGACATTGCAGCCGGTTGCCTGGCCGAACGAAGTTATGATCTAATTGTTTGCAGCTTTGCCATGCACTTGATTGAGCCATCCTGGCTGCCAAGGCTTTGCACTCAGCTCAGCCTCATCGCACCAAGGCTGTTCATTATAACGCCCCACAAAAGGCCACACATAAGAAGTGAATGGTTCTGGGAGCTCGATAAGGAGTGGCTGGAGAATCGAGTTCGATTGAGGTCGTACAGGTCGATGAATCTTACTTAA
- a CDS encoding protocatechuate 3,4-dioxygenase — MKNKNKSRRSFLKWGFAGAVSGVVGNSTQARSVSTNLLTPAEIEGPFYPITAQKDKDFDLTKIDGKEGSAKGKAIVIEGRVIGVNGDPLEDVMVDLWQANAAGRYRHPHDSNSAPLDENFQGWAIVPSGSDGSFRFKTVYPGAYPAANGWTRPPHIHFRFIKSGYAELITQMYFPNHKLNDRDVLLQRKSKEEQKLMTASLVGKNPETYRYTVVLMEA; from the coding sequence ATGAAGAATAAAAATAAGAGTCGTAGGTCTTTTCTGAAATGGGGTTTTGCAGGTGCGGTTTCGGGAGTTGTTGGGAACTCGACTCAAGCAAGGTCAGTTTCAACGAATCTCTTAACTCCAGCCGAAATCGAAGGCCCCTTTTATCCGATTACAGCACAGAAGGATAAGGACTTTGATCTCACGAAAATTGATGGAAAAGAGGGTAGTGCTAAAGGCAAAGCTATCGTCATCGAAGGGAGGGTCATTGGAGTAAATGGAGATCCTTTGGAGGACGTAATGGTAGACTTATGGCAGGCGAATGCAGCAGGCCGTTATCGTCATCCACATGACTCCAATAGCGCGCCATTGGATGAGAACTTTCAAGGTTGGGCCATTGTTCCCAGCGGTAGTGACGGGAGCTTTCGATTCAAGACAGTTTATCCCGGGGCCTATCCTGCTGCTAATGGCTGGACTCGTCCTCCGCATATTCATTTCAGGTTTATTAAATCAGGCTATGCCGAATTGATCACTCAAATGTATTTCCCTAATCACAAGCTTAATGACAGGGATGTTCTTCTTCAAAGAAAATCAAAAGAAGAGCAAAAGCTTATGACTGCCTCATTGGTTGGTAAGAATCCCGAAACATATCGATACACTGTTGTTCTTATGGAAGCATGA